The proteins below come from a single Crossiella sp. CA-258035 genomic window:
- a CDS encoding MoxR family ATPase — protein sequence MTEPGYAEGAAATTPARDAQLLERTVFEVKRVIVGQDRLVERMLVGLLAKGHLLLEGVPGVAKTLAVETFAKVVGGSFSRLQFTPDLVPADILGTRIYRQGTESFDVELGPVVANFVLADEINRAPAKVQSAMLEVMAERHVSIGGQTFPMPSPFLVLATQNPIENEGVYPLPEAQRDRFLFKIIVEYPTAEEEREIVYRMGVTPPEPSQVLSPEELSRLQGVASKVFVHHALVDYVVRLVLATRAPAENGLGDVAGWIAYGASPRATLGIVAGARALALVRGRDYVLPQDVVDVVPDVLRHRLVLSYDALADGVPMDHLVSRVLQTVPLPQVSARPQLPQHAPVPQAPVVPQAAPVQRP from the coding sequence GTGACCGAGCCCGGGTACGCCGAGGGCGCGGCCGCGACCACGCCCGCGCGCGACGCACAGCTGCTCGAGCGCACCGTGTTCGAGGTCAAGCGCGTCATCGTCGGCCAGGACCGGTTGGTCGAGCGCATGCTGGTGGGCCTGCTGGCCAAGGGACACCTGCTGCTGGAGGGCGTGCCCGGCGTGGCCAAGACCCTCGCGGTGGAGACCTTCGCCAAGGTCGTCGGCGGCTCCTTCTCCCGCCTGCAGTTCACCCCCGACCTGGTGCCGGCCGACATCCTCGGCACCCGCATCTACCGGCAGGGCACCGAGAGCTTCGACGTGGAGCTCGGCCCGGTGGTGGCCAACTTCGTGCTCGCCGACGAGATCAACCGCGCGCCCGCGAAGGTGCAGTCGGCGATGCTGGAGGTGATGGCCGAGCGGCACGTCTCCATCGGCGGCCAGACCTTCCCGATGCCCAGCCCGTTCCTGGTGCTGGCCACCCAGAACCCGATCGAGAACGAGGGCGTCTACCCGCTGCCGGAGGCGCAGCGCGACCGCTTCCTGTTCAAGATCATCGTCGAGTACCCGACCGCCGAGGAAGAGCGCGAGATCGTCTACCGGATGGGTGTCACCCCGCCGGAGCCGTCCCAGGTGCTCAGCCCCGAGGAGCTGTCCCGGCTGCAGGGCGTGGCCAGCAAGGTCTTCGTGCACCACGCGCTGGTCGACTACGTGGTCCGCCTGGTGCTGGCCACCCGCGCGCCGGCGGAGAACGGCCTGGGCGACGTGGCCGGCTGGATCGCCTACGGCGCCTCCCCGCGCGCCACCCTGGGCATCGTGGCCGGCGCCCGCGCGCTGGCCCTGGTCCGCGGCCGTGACTACGTGCTGCCGCAGGACGTGGTGGACGTGGTGCCGGACGTGCTGCGGCACCGCCTGGTGCTCTCCTACGACGCGCTGGCCGACGGCGTGCCCATGGACCACCTGGTCTCCAGGGTGTTGCAGACCGTGCCGCTGCCCCAGGTCTCCGCGCGCCCGCAGCTGCCGCAGCACGCGCCCGTGCCGCAGGCGCCCGTCGTCCCGCAGGCCGCGCCGGTCCAGCGCCCGTGA
- a CDS encoding DUF58 domain-containing protein, which produces MTGTPSPEHPDAGPVRATRPSWAPPALDEARLDVALRTLELTVKRRLDGLLQGNHLGLVPGPGTEPGEARPYQPGDDVRRMDWAVTARTTVPHIRETVADRELETWVVVDLSPSLDFGTAACEKRELAVAAVSAVTHLTGGGGNRIGAIVSTGEHTERVPARGGLAHGSGLLRRIAQTKRAPDGTRGDLALALEQLRRPPRRRGLAVVISDFLGPLTWERPLRALSARHDLLAIEVLDPRDVELPDVGTVVLSDPETGKQREVHTTPLLRKEFGAAAAAHREQVATVLRGAGAGHLVLRTDSDWVADTVRFVVARKRRWSGGVA; this is translated from the coding sequence GTGACCGGCACGCCCAGCCCCGAGCACCCCGACGCCGGGCCGGTCCGCGCCACCCGGCCGTCCTGGGCCCCGCCAGCGCTGGACGAGGCGCGCCTGGACGTGGCGCTGCGCACCCTGGAGCTGACCGTCAAGCGCAGGCTGGACGGGCTGTTGCAGGGCAACCACCTCGGCCTGGTGCCCGGTCCCGGCACCGAGCCCGGCGAGGCGCGGCCGTACCAGCCGGGCGATGACGTGCGCCGGATGGACTGGGCGGTCACCGCGCGCACCACCGTGCCGCACATCAGGGAGACGGTGGCCGACCGCGAGCTGGAGACCTGGGTCGTGGTCGACCTCTCGCCCAGCCTGGACTTCGGCACCGCCGCCTGCGAGAAGCGGGAGCTGGCGGTGGCCGCGGTCTCCGCGGTGACCCACCTGACCGGGGGCGGCGGCAACCGGATCGGCGCGATCGTCTCCACCGGCGAGCACACCGAACGCGTGCCCGCCCGCGGCGGCCTGGCGCACGGCAGCGGGCTGCTGCGCCGGATCGCGCAGACCAAACGCGCCCCCGACGGCACCCGCGGCGACCTGGCGCTGGCCCTGGAACAGCTGCGCCGCCCGCCCCGGCGGCGCGGCCTGGCCGTGGTGATCTCCGACTTCCTCGGCCCGCTGACCTGGGAGCGCCCGCTGCGCGCGCTCTCCGCCCGGCACGACCTGCTGGCCATCGAGGTGCTCGACCCGCGAGACGTGGAGCTGCCCGACGTGGGAACCGTCGTCCTGTCCGACCCGGAGACCGGCAAGCAGCGCGAGGTGCACACCACCCCGTTGCTGCGCAAGGAGTTCGGCGCCGCGGCCGCCGCGCACCGGGAGCAGGTGGCCACCGTGCTGCGGGGCGCCGGCGCCGGTCACCTGGTGCTGCGCACCGACTCCGACTGGGTGGCCGACACGGTCCGTTTTGTGGTCGCCCGCAAGCGCCGCTGGTCGGGAGGGGTGGCCTGA